From the Pirellulales bacterium genome, one window contains:
- a CDS encoding LamG domain-containing protein, which translates to MNRRLLTGVAAVLVSATNAWGAVTHLYTFNDGTANDSVGGAHGTLVGGATISGGEAILGGGPINTPDTSANNMGPHVSFDAATIAINTYTAASIEVWLKSDTSNAIPTGQFTMAAALGRHTTNTGGNEAPWSGHQYIMMQPTRGGGPAAMRAAITNDRFENETGVNGVAQIADNLLHHWVVTINSTTISSYLDGVLQGSTALGSNSLSQLSNEVVYLGRSLYNDPFFKGSIDQFAIYNTALTQTEVTTNFNTGPVGTGSPGVATLTIDRDTGAMTLSKQGAPHEMFRYEINSASGALNPAQWRTIADNADSDSGSSFDDNDVWNVLTATNFTWSEEEPIDGGGDNGGLLGAGGTTSLPLSTAGGWLKSYREDVTMTLGILVNGIEATTPVNVVYTGNGGEPFKRSDFNFDNEIDEVDYQILLSNHLTTLTDPNAASTYLKGDVNGDLRNDVLDFRLFKEDFIAVNGLAAFNALVGAVPEPGSVALAVLAAATVVGLRRRR; encoded by the coding sequence GTGAATCGACGATTGTTGACAGGCGTCGCGGCGGTCCTCGTTTCGGCGACGAATGCTTGGGGGGCGGTCACGCACCTTTACACCTTTAACGACGGCACGGCGAACGACTCGGTCGGCGGCGCCCACGGCACGCTCGTCGGCGGCGCCACGATTTCGGGGGGAGAAGCGATTCTGGGCGGCGGGCCGATCAACACTCCCGACACCTCGGCCAACAACATGGGCCCCCACGTCAGCTTCGACGCGGCGACGATCGCCATCAACACCTACACGGCCGCGAGCATCGAGGTGTGGCTGAAGTCGGACACGTCCAACGCGATTCCGACCGGCCAGTTCACGATGGCCGCGGCGCTCGGCCGGCACACGACCAACACGGGCGGAAACGAGGCCCCCTGGTCCGGCCACCAGTACATCATGATGCAGCCGACCCGCGGCGGCGGACCGGCCGCTATGCGGGCTGCGATCACCAACGATCGGTTCGAGAACGAGACCGGCGTCAATGGCGTGGCCCAAATCGCCGACAATCTGCTCCACCATTGGGTGGTGACGATCAACTCGACGACGATCAGTTCGTATCTCGACGGCGTGCTGCAGGGTTCGACGGCGCTAGGAAGCAACTCTCTGTCTCAACTCAGCAACGAGGTCGTCTACCTCGGGCGATCGCTCTACAACGACCCCTTCTTCAAGGGATCGATCGACCAATTTGCGATCTACAATACGGCATTGACCCAGACCGAAGTGACGACCAACTTCAACACCGGCCCGGTGGGCACCGGCAGTCCCGGGGTGGCCACGCTGACGATCGACCGCGACACCGGCGCGATGACGCTCAGCAAGCAGGGCGCCCCGCATGAAATGTTCCGTTACGAGATTAACTCCGCCAGCGGGGCTCTCAACCCGGCCCAATGGCGCACGATCGCCGACAACGCCGACTCTGACAGCGGCTCGTCGTTCGACGATAACGACGTCTGGAACGTTCTGACTGCGACGAACTTCACGTGGTCGGAGGAAGAGCCGATCGACGGCGGCGGCGACAACGGCGGTCTTCTGGGAGCCGGCGGCACGACCTCGCTCCCCCTCTCGACAGCCGGCGGGTGGCTCAAGTCCTACCGCGAAGACGTCACGATGACCCTGGGCATTCTCGTCAACGGCATCGAGGCGACCACCCCGGTCAACGTCGTCTACACCGGCAACGGCGGTGAGCCGTTCAAACGAAGCGATTTCAACTTCGACAATGAGATCGATGAGGTCGACTACCAGATCCTGCTGAGCAACCACCTGACGACGCTCACGGATCCGAATGCGGCTTCGACGTACCTCAAGGGCGACGTCAACGGCGACCTGCGCAACGACGTCCTCGACTTCCGGCTGTTCAAGGAGGACTTCATCGCCGTCAACGGTTTGGCGGCGTTCAACGCTTTGGTCGGCGCGGTTCCCGAGCCGGGTTCCGTCGCGCTGGCGGTCCTCGCGGCCGCGACCGTGGTCGGACTTCGGCGCCGACGTTAG
- a CDS encoding DNA-binding transcriptional regulator, with product MPLKTPKVALLIETSRGYGRGLLRGISRYAKHHGPWEFYITPGDFAQHLPRIKQWSGDGIIARLETPAIARDVCAANLPTIILDVSQNIPLDMPELQRFSEVASDSVEAGRMAAEHLLDRGFKQFAYVGEHGRIWSHNREAGFRSALQKRGFDALVYEGPRNKQKQFWEREQAVLAEWLAALPKPIGVMACNDDRGRQVLDACLTAGVKSPLEAAVVGVDNDELLCELAMPPLSSVALNSDAGGYRAAALLDDLMAGRRRKPQRVTVEPIGVVERRSTQATAQYDPDVAAAIHFIHDHAGQNIGVDDVVRHVHMSRRTLEIRFRDVVGRSPYHELQRVRVERARRLLMETDLPIPRVAAAAGFSSNAYLAQVFQKWVGKTPSQIRRQHRT from the coding sequence ATGCCACTTAAGACGCCGAAGGTCGCCCTGCTCATCGAAACGTCGCGGGGTTACGGGCGAGGGCTGCTGCGCGGCATTTCGCGCTACGCCAAGCATCACGGGCCGTGGGAGTTCTACATCACTCCGGGCGATTTCGCCCAGCATTTGCCGCGAATCAAACAGTGGAGCGGCGACGGGATCATCGCCCGGCTCGAAACGCCGGCGATCGCTCGCGACGTGTGCGCCGCCAATCTGCCGACGATCATTCTCGACGTGTCGCAGAACATTCCGCTCGACATGCCCGAGCTGCAACGATTCAGCGAGGTGGCGTCCGACTCCGTCGAAGCGGGCCGGATGGCGGCCGAGCATTTGCTCGACCGCGGTTTCAAGCAATTCGCCTATGTCGGCGAGCACGGTCGCATCTGGTCGCACAACCGAGAGGCGGGTTTCCGCTCCGCTCTGCAGAAGCGAGGTTTCGACGCCCTGGTGTACGAAGGCCCGCGCAACAAGCAGAAACAATTTTGGGAGCGGGAGCAGGCCGTGCTGGCCGAGTGGTTGGCGGCGCTCCCCAAACCGATCGGAGTGATGGCGTGCAACGACGATCGCGGGCGGCAAGTGCTCGACGCCTGCCTGACGGCGGGGGTGAAGTCGCCGCTTGAGGCGGCAGTCGTCGGGGTCGACAACGACGAACTGCTGTGCGAGCTTGCCATGCCGCCATTGTCGAGCGTGGCCCTGAACTCCGACGCCGGGGGATACCGGGCCGCGGCGTTGCTCGACGACCTGATGGCGGGCCGGCGTCGCAAGCCGCAGCGGGTGACCGTCGAGCCGATCGGCGTCGTCGAGCGCCGCTCCACGCAGGCCACCGCGCAGTACGACCCCGACGTTGCGGCGGCGATTCACTTCATCCACGATCATGCGGGGCAGAACATTGGCGTCGACGACGTGGTGCGGCACGTGCACATGTCGCGGCGAACGCTCGAGATTCGGTTCCGCGACGTCGTCGGGCGATCGCCTTATCACGAGTTGCAGCGGGTGCGAGTCGAGCGGGCGCGCCGGTTGCTGATGGAAACCGACTTGCCGATCCCCCGCGTGGCCGCCGCCGCCGGTTTCAGCAGCAACGCCTACTTGGCGCAGGTCTTCCAGAAATGGGTCGGCAAGACCCCCTCGCAAATCCGCCGGCAGCATCGAACGTAG
- a CDS encoding glycosyltransferase family 2 protein has protein sequence MTLIAAALALDGDAHEVAAWERLAASPLLGSVAATVPPGNKAPFAACARLDAPSLRSAAGVVETLQWFAGTKASHLLWAPSPGIELTASGLLRLAQAAEDSRAAILYSDYYDMQADGAATLHPLIDYQAGSIRDDFDFGRVVLLSRDAVAGLAEAIRADGVSDAFGGWYDLRLRASERGPVVRLPEPTYAVCSVEQRTAGEAHFSYVDPRNRDYQLEMERIATAHLRRIDAWLPPPTAPPVEGGEFPVECSVVIPVRNRVRTVADAVQSALSQLADFAFNVIVVDNHSTDGTTDVLRELAATSERLVHLIPARVDLGIGGCWNEAIHAAVCGRYAVQLDSDDIYSSPDVLTRFVTEFRRGGYALVVGSYTICNFELQPIPPGLIDHREWTPENGHNNALRIAGLGAPRAFHVPTLRTIGFPNVSFGEDYAVALRMSRQYPIGRIYDSLYWCRRWEGNTDHALPLETQNRYASYKDRVRTIELAARRQAAKTG, from the coding sequence ATGACCTTGATCGCCGCGGCGTTGGCCCTGGACGGGGACGCTCACGAAGTCGCTGCTTGGGAGCGGTTGGCCGCTTCGCCCCTCCTCGGCAGCGTGGCAGCGACGGTTCCGCCGGGGAACAAAGCTCCTTTCGCCGCTTGCGCCCGGCTGGACGCCCCGTCGTTGCGATCGGCTGCCGGAGTCGTCGAGACGTTGCAGTGGTTCGCCGGGACCAAGGCGTCTCATTTGCTGTGGGCGCCGTCCCCGGGAATCGAACTGACCGCGTCCGGACTGCTCCGTCTCGCGCAAGCCGCCGAGGACTCGCGGGCCGCGATTCTCTACTCGGACTACTACGACATGCAGGCCGACGGCGCCGCGACGCTTCACCCGCTTATCGACTATCAGGCAGGGAGCATTCGCGACGATTTCGATTTCGGGCGCGTCGTGTTGCTCAGCCGAGACGCCGTCGCCGGGCTTGCCGAGGCGATCCGGGCCGACGGCGTCTCGGACGCCTTTGGCGGCTGGTACGACCTGCGTCTGCGGGCAAGCGAGCGCGGCCCGGTCGTTCGGCTTCCGGAGCCGACCTACGCAGTGTGCTCCGTCGAGCAGCGAACCGCGGGCGAGGCTCACTTCAGCTACGTCGATCCGCGGAACCGAGATTATCAGCTTGAGATGGAGCGAATCGCCACGGCGCACCTTCGCCGCATCGACGCGTGGCTGCCGCCGCCGACTGCGCCGCCCGTCGAGGGAGGGGAGTTTCCCGTGGAATGCAGCGTCGTGATTCCGGTGCGGAACCGCGTGCGCACCGTCGCCGATGCGGTCCAGAGCGCTCTGTCGCAACTCGCCGACTTCGCCTTCAACGTGATTGTCGTCGACAATCACTCGACCGACGGGACGACGGACGTGCTGCGCGAATTGGCCGCGACGAGCGAACGGCTCGTCCACCTGATCCCCGCTCGGGTCGATCTGGGGATCGGCGGCTGTTGGAACGAAGCGATTCACGCCGCAGTCTGCGGGCGCTACGCCGTGCAACTCGACAGCGACGACATCTACTCGAGCCCCGACGTGCTGACCCGGTTCGTGACGGAGTTTCGTCGCGGAGGATACGCCCTTGTGGTCGGCTCGTACACAATCTGCAACTTCGAGTTGCAGCCAATTCCGCCGGGGCTGATCGACCATCGCGAGTGGACTCCCGAGAACGGGCACAACAACGCCCTGCGGATCGCCGGGCTCGGCGCCCCGCGGGCGTTTCATGTGCCGACCTTGCGGACGATCGGGTTTCCGAACGTCAGTTTCGGCGAAGACTACGCGGTCGCGCTGCGAATGAGCCGGCAGTATCCGATCGGCCGCATCTACGATTCGCTCTATTGGTGTCGCCGCTGGGAAGGAAACACCGACCATGCCCTGCCGCTGGAAACGCAGAACCGATATGCGTCGTACAAGGATCGCGTCCGAACGATCGAGCTGGCCGCTCGTCGGCAGGCGGCGAAGACCGGGTGA
- a CDS encoding DUF4922 domain-containing protein, translating to MPWRNILEIDPGPTVPLRQRIDGLFVQQRATWPALRDGEAALAHLQRKTLSTDISTVIVQRNPARRGSTLAKTDAKAVAARACFLCPDKMPAEERGVAFEDFVVLPNPFPILPLHATIASRDHQPQRIMGRVDAYLRLARDLSPDLAALYNGPRCGASAPDHLHFQAAVASEIPILAQFPPKQRRPHFAHTSRSRRMVVFAGADPARIQRDVDVTIAALAELDPSDAEPMLNLIARFDGRQYLVVLFPRAAHRPVCYFQPEPDQILISPAILEMCGIVVATEEAHYSRVDDRVVEEIYEEVSLAGPQFERLIAALSIGPR from the coding sequence ATGCCCTGGCGAAACATCCTCGAAATCGACCCAGGCCCGACCGTCCCCCTGCGGCAGCGCATTGACGGTTTGTTCGTCCAACAGCGAGCGACTTGGCCTGCGCTGCGCGACGGAGAAGCCGCGCTCGCCCATTTGCAGCGGAAGACGCTGTCGACGGACATTTCGACCGTGATCGTGCAACGCAACCCGGCGCGGCGCGGCTCGACCTTGGCCAAGACCGACGCGAAAGCAGTCGCGGCCAGGGCCTGCTTTCTTTGCCCGGACAAGATGCCAGCCGAGGAGCGGGGCGTGGCGTTCGAGGACTTCGTCGTCCTTCCGAATCCCTTTCCGATTCTGCCGCTCCACGCCACGATCGCCTCGCGCGATCATCAGCCCCAGCGGATCATGGGGCGGGTCGACGCGTATTTGCGACTCGCTCGGGACCTGAGCCCCGATCTTGCGGCGCTCTACAACGGTCCTCGCTGCGGCGCCTCGGCGCCGGATCACCTTCATTTCCAGGCCGCCGTGGCGAGCGAGATCCCGATTCTTGCCCAGTTCCCGCCCAAGCAGCGTCGTCCGCACTTCGCCCACACGAGCCGGAGTCGCCGGATGGTCGTTTTCGCCGGCGCCGACCCGGCGCGGATCCAGCGCGACGTCGACGTCACGATTGCTGCGCTTGCCGAACTCGACCCAAGCGACGCCGAGCCGATGCTCAACCTCATCGCTCGCTTCGACGGTCGGCAGTATCTGGTCGTGCTGTTCCCGCGCGCCGCCCATCGGCCGGTGTGCTACTTTCAGCCGGAGCCGGACCAGATCCTGATCAGCCCGGCGATCCTCGAGATGTGCGGGATCGTGGTCGCCACCGAAGAAGCCCACTACTCCCGGGTCGACGATCGCGTCGTCGAGGAGATCTACGAGGAAGTGAGTCTGGCCGGCCCGCAGTTCGAGCGGCTGATCGCGGCGCTGTCGATCGGCCCCCGCTGA